The window TTTTTACCTACCCACGTATACCTAGCCAACAAACGGAACCGACCGCCTTCTTTCAATGGCGGGGCAACGATGACAAAGGATGCATCATCACGGCTACGGCTTGGATCGTACCCACCCCATACAGGCCCATTACCGAAAGGCCGGTCGGCCTTTGGATCAAAGTCTTTCCATGCTGAAGTGTCCGCATTACATTCTTCCAGCTCTGAAAGCTTGAATACCCCCTGCGAACCATCAATGAATTTACAGCAGTAAAGGTTCTGGAAAACGGCCGGGCTAAATTTGAGCTTAAGCCGCTCAATATTAAAGAGGTCACACCCACCGCGCGCGGCATCTTCCAGCGTAATGACTTTGCGCCATATTCCGTCTGGACATTCCGCGCCTTTCTGCATGGCCTTAAAAGTTGGGAATGAAACACGCTTTTTCTTAAAGCGCTTATTGTACTCGTCACCTATCCAAAGTGGGTACGCTTCGTGGGTAACGATCGAAGGCGTTGAGAAAAGAGTTGTACGCCACTTGGCATGCGCTGCCATACCCGAAGCAAGGTCATGCAGCTTTTTAAATTTATTAATCCAGAAACACTCATCAATATAAACGTGGCCATGATAGCCCTGAGCGCTGCTGCTATTATTGGAAAGGAAGTAAAGCGTTGCCTTACCTTTCTTTGTATGCAGCTCAATTTTATCCTTACCCTTTAACTCAATGCCGAACTTCTCTTCTGCGATACTGATAATATACGCACGGAAAATGTCGGCCTGTGCTCGAGTAGCAGATAAGAATATCTGGTTATCGCCGGTAAGGCATGCGTCCTCAAATGCTTCCTGGGCGAAGTACCAGGTTGCACCGATCTGGCGCGACTTGAGAATGAAACGATCTTCATACTTTTTAGA is drawn from Halodesulfovibrio aestuarii DSM 17919 = ATCC 29578 and contains these coding sequences:
- a CDS encoding terminase large subunit domain-containing protein gives rise to the protein MPQYSDEVKYAARSMFLRKHKIAEIHKELKVAIRTLYYWCDTEGWKDLLRHESAQEAIHRRLVLLAAKEDKTQTDLAEVDVLTRSLERLQKLEERSWPQSDEADQGAKRTRGGGKGKKGRANKKHKNDVSQLTEKDFSEKLHCHYFEYQHELRASKKYEDRFILKSRQIGATWYFAQEAFEDACLTGDNQIFLSATRAQADIFRAYIISIAEEKFGIELKGKDKIELHTKKGKATLYFLSNNSSSAQGYHGHVYIDECFWINKFKKLHDLASGMAAHAKWRTTLFSTPSIVTHEAYPLWIGDEYNKRFKKKRVSFPTFKAMQKGAECPDGIWRKVITLEDAARGGCDLFNIERLKLKFSPAVFQNLYCCKFIDGSQGVFKLSELEECNADTSAWKDFDPKADRPFGNGPVWGGYDPSRSRDDASFVIVAPPLKEGGRFRLLARYTWVGKNLRWQAEEIRKLTQKYNFDYIGVDTTGPGLGVYEMVQTFYPAITAIHYGLQTKTALVLKTQDVIHSGRLEWDFRESDIPAAFLTIKQESTKNGGITYVADRTKSTGHADVAFAIMHALYNEPLADQPGGGCDFGISE